Proteins encoded within one genomic window of Glycine soja cultivar W05 chromosome 1, ASM419377v2, whole genome shotgun sequence:
- the LOC114422124 gene encoding lysine-rich arabinogalactan protein 18-like yields the protein MDRKSLLSLAIIAIVVAAVGGQSPAAAPTTSPPAATTTPFASPATAPSKPKSPAPVASPTSSSPPASSPNAATATPPASSPTVASPPSKAAAPAPVATPPAATPPAATPPAATPPAVTPVSSPPAPVPVISPPAPVPVSSPPALAPTTPAPVVAPSAEVPAPAPKSKKKTKKSKKHTAPAPSPSLLGPPAPPVGAPGSSQDSMSPGPAVSEDESGAETIRCLKKVIGCLALSWATLVLFF from the exons ATGGATCGGAAAAGCCTCCTCTCCCTCGCAATCATCGCCATTGTCGTCGCCGCCGTCGGAGGACAGTCTCCAGCGGCGGCGCCCACCACTTCTCCTCCGGCTGCCACCACCACTCCCTTTGCATCCCCAGCCACAGCCCCTTCTAAGCCAAAATCACCGGCGCCAGTTGCTTCTCCCACGTCATCATCTCCACCAGCTTCGTCCCCCAATGCTGCAACCGCAACCCCACCCGCTTCATCTCCCACAGTAGCATCTCCTCCGTCTAAAGCTGCCGCTCCAGCTCCGGTGGCTACACCTCCCGCAGCCACTCCTCCTGCGGCTACACCACCGGCAGCCACACCTCCTGCCGTGACTCCAGTGAGTTCGCCGCCAGCGCCAGTTCCGGTGATTTCTCCACCTGCTCCTGTTCCGGTGAGCTCTCCACCTGCACTCGCACCGACAACTCCCGCACCCGTGGTAGCACCCAGCGCTGAGGTTCCGGCACCCGCTCCCAAGtcaaagaagaagacaaagaagaGTAAGAAGCACACTGCACCAGCACCGTCGCCGTCATTGCTTGGCCCTCCCGCTCCTCCGGTAGGAGCTCCGGGATCAAGCCAGGATTCCATGTCTCCTGGTCCAGCTGTATCTGAGGACGAG AGTGGAGCTGAAACCATCAGGTGCTTGAAGAAGGTCATTGGATGCTTAGCCTTGAGCTGGGCTACCCTTGTTTTGTTCTTCTAG
- the LOC114422114 gene encoding aspartic proteinase nepenthesin-1-like — protein sequence MASLWTQLISMASLLLSLARWVPVSGDSSNVLLLPSPHHEGSRPAMILPLHHSVPDSSFSHFNPRRQLKESDSEHHPNARMRLYDDLLRNGYYTARLWIGTPPQRFALIVDTGSTVTYVPCSTCRHCGSHQDPKFRPEDSETYQPVKCTWQCNCDNDRKQCTYERRYAEMSTSSGALGEDVVSFGNQTELSPQRAIFGCENDETGDIYNQRADGIMGLGRGDLSIMDQLVEKKVISDSFSLCYGGMGVGGGAMVLGGISPPADMVFTRSDPVRSPYYNIDLKEIHVAGKRLHLNPKVFDGKHGTVLDSGTTYAYLPESAFLAFKHAIMKETHSLKRISGPDPRYNDICFSGAEIDVSQISKSFPVVEMVFGNGHKLSLSPENYLFRHSKVRGAYCLGVFSNGNDPTTLLGGIVVRNTLVMYDREHTKIGFWKTNCSELWERLHVSDAPPPLLPPKSEGTNLTKSFEPSIAPSPSQYNLQLGELQIAQIIVVISFNISYMDMKPYITELTGLIAHELDVNSSQVHLMNFSSLGNGSLSKWVITPRPYADFFSNATAMSMIARLSEHRMQLPNSVGSYKLVDWNAEPPLKRTWWQQYYLVVALAVLLTFVLGISTLGIFLIWKKRQQAEHSYKPVDVAVQEQELQPL from the exons ATGGCGTCGCTATGGACTCAACTAATCTCCATGGCCTCCCTACTTCTATCCCTTGCGCGGTGGGTACCTGTCTCCGGTGACTCCAGCAACGTGTTACTCTTACCAAGTCCTCATCACGAGGGCTCTCGCCCTGCCATGATTCTCCCCCTACATCACTCCGTTCCCGATTCTTCCTTCTCTCACTTTAATCCACGTCGTCAACTCAAGGAATCCGACTCAGAACACCATCCCAACGCTCGCATGAGACTGTACGATGATCTCCTTCGAAACGG CTACTATACGGCGCGGCTTTGGATCGGCACTCCTCCGCAGAGGTTTGCTCTTATTGTTGATACGGGGAGTACTGTTACCTATGTTCCGTGCTCTACTTGTAGACACTGTGGTAGCCACCAG gaTCCAAAGTTCCGACCAGAAGATTCAGAAACCTATCAACCTGTTAAATGCACATGGCAGTGCAACTGTGACAATGACAGGAAGCAGTGCACGTATGAGAGACGGTATGCTGAAATGAGTACTAGCAGTGGGGCCCTTGGTGAGGATGTTGTATCCTTTGGAAATCAGACTGAGCTTTCCCCCCAACGTGCCATTTTTGGCTGTGAAAATGATGAGACTGGTGATATTTATAATCAGCGTGCTGATGGCATCATGGGTTTGGGCCGTGGAGATCTAAGTATTATGGACCAACTGGTTGAGAAAAAGGTGATAAGTGATTCGTTCTCACTGTGCTATGGTGGAATGGGTGTTGGTGGTGGTGCTATGGTTCTTGGTGGCATATCTCCCCCAGCTGACATGGTCTTTACACGTTCAGATCCTGTTCGAAG TCCATATTACAATATTGATTTGAAGGAGATACATGTTGCGGGGAAGCGACTGCATTTAAACCCAAAGGTTTTTGATGGAAAACATGGAACTGTCTTGGATAGTGGCACAACTTATGCATACCTACCAGAATCTGCATTTCTTGCATTTAAACATGCT ATTATGAAGGAAACACATTCGTTGAAGCGAATAAGTGGTCCAGATCCACGTTATAATGATATATGTTTTTCTGGTGCAGAAAT TGATGTCTCTCAAATCTCTAAAAGCTTTCCGGTGGTTGAAATGGTATTTGGAAATGGTCACAAGTTGTCACTGTCTCCTGAAAATTACTTGTTTCGG CATTCAAAAGTGCGAGGTGCGTATTGTCTAGGGGTTTTTTCAAATGGCAATGATCCAACTACTCTTTTAGGAG GTATTGTTGTTCGTAACACTCTTGTAATGTATGATCGTGAGCATACAAAAATTGGTTTCTGGAAAACTAATTGTTCTGAGTTATGGGAAAGACTACATGTGTCAGATGCCCCACCACCCTTGTTGCCTCCAAAATCTGAGGGAACAAATTTAACCAAATCATTTGAGCCCTCTATTGCTCCATCTCCATCACAGTATAATTTACAGCTAG GTGAACTCCAAATTGCTCAAATAATAGTTGTTATTTCGTTTAACATCAGCTACATGGATATGAAGCCTTACATCACAGAATTGACTGGACTCATTGCTCATGAATTAGATGTTAATAGTTCACAG GTTCACTTAATGaatttttcttctcttggaAATGGTTCTCTCTCTAAATGGGTCATAACACCGAGGCCATATGCTGATTTCTTTTCTAATGCTACTGCAATG AGTATGATTGCCCGGCTTTCTGAACATCGTATGCAACTTCCTAACTCAGTTGGAAGTTATAAGTTAGTTGATTGGAATGCCGAGCCTCCATTGAAACG GACTTGGTGGCAGCAATATTATTTGGTTGTGGCTTTAGCTGTTTTGCTTACATTCGTTCTAGGAATATCAACCTTAGGAATATTcttaatttggaaaaaaagaCAGCAAGCTGAGCACTCATACAAGCCAGTTGATGTAGCTGTTCAAGAGCAGGAACTTCAGCCATTATGA